One Lytechinus pictus isolate F3 Inbred chromosome 11, Lp3.0, whole genome shotgun sequence genomic window, TACATAATGTTGAATGATGAAAAGGATGTCAAAAGCAATGGAGAAAAACCCAAGACCAAACTTGGTTGGATCACCAAAGATGGATGCCCAGTCATCTGatggaaaaattattttcaaaaagtgaTTTGATATTAGTAACATATTGTTGAAGAGGATTAAAATTGAAGAGCTGAGGACGTTTCACACAGCTGTTCATAGCTTGTGAGTTTATGATTTTAAacagtaatacatgtactttaatacACTTAAACAACAACAGTTAAAGCAGATACAAACCAGCAGCACAACATCATGTCTTAACTACTCATATCTGGCCAGGTTTctaacccataatgcaacagtCTAAACAGTGTAGTCTTAAATATAGGCTTACTTGAATGATAAGACACTAAATCGAAAATCAAAAATCCATATTCGAATAGTTTGTTTTTCCCagttgatcgtgggcccggcagccactgtgcagcgctaGATCGACATAGCTATATGATAATATCCCTTGTATTGTTGAAAGCTAAActgggtagcagcaactcccatcttttaacggcTGTTTGTCTGACGcggctgggatttgaactctacctactgagccaacacaccggtgtAATTCATTACTCAATACATTAATACCGCAATAACTATGTTACGAAGTAGCAAAACAAGTACTTATGCTTTTTAAAGCATTTGCTTCTCTATACAATACATTTATAGGATTGTTACTCTCTGTATTACCTCACAATGTATTTCTTAAGACTATAACACagagtcaatgagagaccataCTCAGTATCGGTCATTCGCTCCGCctttaaataaacatattttaagAAAGGTTTTGATAAGTTTAGAATTATCTTGAGATCCAGGGTACTAGGAAGATACTTCCATTGTTCCACTGTACGACTTTGTTCTCTGTCTTAGAACTATGAAAAATTTACCCTGAATGTAGATGGATAGAATAAAAACGACAATTTACTAGGGTGCATTAAAAGGACACAACAATAATTTCTATTGAGGATTGTATCTTTGTGATAAGTGGATAAATATCAAGGTATTAAAATCAGTTTGTTTCTTTCAATAATCCCTTCTGAACAGTACaatgtcaaaataatttatCAGCTTTTACTTACCATTATTATAAGACATAAGAAACATCTGGAGCAGACTAAATGATCCTCCAGTAAAATCCAGCAATATGTTGCCGATACTCCAGCCCTCAGTGCTTTGTCTTGTGTAGTTCATATAAGCCTTATAAAAtgagaagacaaaaataaatgttgatggtTCATCTGTTGTGACAGGAAAGCATGAAGGCAATGGGGCTAGGGTTCTCTGAGTGAAACATGCCAAGCATTACATCATAACCACTTGGTAGGGTAATGCTTTTAATAGCTAATGACAATGGGAGGTATTCTGATGATTAAACCTAactttaaccctagtctaaactagaatttcaaACCACACTTTCATGGAATGCtgactttatatatttcttccATATTAGTGGCAATTATAATGTATTCATaccttaaaattatttttttgtgtgttttcttATTCTTTCCATTTCACAActcgatattcattttttgacgACTTTTGTAGTAggataacaattatttttttaattggtgaaTTAATTgacaactggcactccataaagtgtggtctaagttaaccaaggtttaactaaaccatggCTATCAAAATGCAACTCAAATCCCTATCTACTCTCATACTGAATTTCGTACTTTTATGCATTGGGATTCATAGAGATGTTGCCTCCAAATGTATTATAGTGCCATACGTCAGAAGAAAAGTATCATTgtcaataaaaaaggaaaaatttcaAGAGCAGTTTAATTTTCATTGGATCCAAAGTATTCATTCACAATTTAAATCCATATTTTAGTTGTAATTGAGAGGCAGCAGCATAAACTGGGAATATAATATTCACCTGAGGGATATATTTGATGAGGGTCACTCCTAGTTTGATATAAGAGAAGTAATAGATGAACTCTAACCATGTGATCACAGAACCACTGGACGCAGCCGTGATGACCAACGTGATCAGAGCAAAGAGCCACATCCCAGCTAGAATGATCCGACTTATGAGAGACACTTTCTGGTTTCCTCTctgtttcaataaaaaatttaattaaTTCAGTTCaggttgatttattgatattctcAGCATAAAAATAAGTACAATATGTACAAGAATGGGCAACAATGCATTCAAGCATAAAATACagtggagaagaaaaagaataatagttaaaggaaaggaaaaatcCTTTATATAGATGCATACAGCACACTAACGAGCCATAAAATTATCTCAAACATAGAAAGGAAGGTAACTATATCAGGGGCTGTGATAAAGGCAATTTAGGGAAGAGTTTCATGGAGTGACCTATCTGTAATTgtcaataataattttgaaaagcCACTCGAATCCTTGCATATGATTGGTTGAGAGAAAATTTATCAATGAAAAGCACACAGAGGCACTTGGTGAAACTACTCCACTACTCTAGTAATAatataatagctggatttatatagcgtttTATTCCTGACAATACAAAGCggtgctattattaccccaggggcctgttgcataaaacattttacctgagaaaactctggtaaaaactgaaaactaaggttagtctgatttctgccattgactttaacacagggcaaaaactccggtaaaaacaacctgagttttctcaggtaaaaagttttatgcaacaggccccagctTTAGCTGCGCTGCCTGTAAAggcactcaagcattcaagAAATTTCTATCGGGTACGcactcacctcacctgggttgagtgcagcacaatatgggtacatttcttgctgaaggaaaaaacatgccatggctgggaatcaaacccacaTCCCTCGGATTGAAAGAGgggagtcataaccactagaccacgacaccccCCAATAATCTGCATGACCATCAAACACCATGTCATGAGAGAATCGATCTACCCTAATTGGAATGGGCCTCGAACCAACGACCTGTTAATTCAGGACCAAAACCCAAACCACAAACCCTCACAAGGTGCTTACCTCATAGATTAAACACTGGAATATGGTGATTGAGGTGATTAATACTGCATGGAGTGTAAAGATGACATCGTTTAGTAATACTGGATTCACACCGTACATATGTTTAGCCTTGTATGCATCctgaataaagagaaaaataacaatttgaaaaCCAGTACCTCCCCAAAATTCATAAGTATTACAGGCAAAGCAGTTCTAGAAAAACAAACATTTCACGGGCCTTTAGTGGACAGAGCACTTCTAAAACATTTCAAACTGAGTATAAAAATGGTGGTAATGCTATCAACTTCCAGTATGCTTCATATTGCATatcatgaacataattataCTGCATTATTGTGCTTCTGATATAGGAGGGGATAAGCACTTTATAAGCCAATATAATAATCttcataaaattatttgaacaaaagagcttattactttttttgttgcttaCTGTATTTCATCTTCCCCATCTATTCTCCCTTTCCCTACCATAGATTTCACGCAAAGCATTTCTGTACAATGAAACTGATGAAAATTAAGGATTTACACAGAATCATTCACCACAATTATTCTCAAATTCATACAGAGAAAGTTAAATAGATTTACTATGACAgtcatgagagagagagagaaatgtaaaagataaaagGAAGATAATGCTGCTGGTGATGAGTGCagagactgaacttccccagcTAGGTACATGGACTGAAAACATGTGTTTTCATACATTACAGAATAACATTTTAGACAGGAATGTTTTATCTGGGGATCTAATAATGAATTTCTGACAAACTTATACCATCACCAACTAGTGCACTAGTGAGAATGCCATTGAGAAAGTTGGAGGTACCAAAACAATTaaccattttaaaatgtttttcaaCAAATTTGTCGGTCTAAATCAGGCCCTTAAAATTCAGAGGTACCAGTAGAAAAAGATTGAAACcccagaatttaaaaaaaagaacagctGTGCCTGTTATAAACTTACCTTTATTGGTTGTATCCAGTACATGCCTACATTGAAGACACCATACGCTACAAAGCCAGTTAAATTGTACGCCAGGAAGTCAAAGTTCAGACCAATAACACTGAGGAAAAAGTTGAACATCAACAAAACATTCCAGATACGGTAATATTGCTTTGTTCACTTGTACATtgtagtgatagtagtagtagtagtagtagtagtagaggtagtggtagtggtagtagacatagtagtagtagtagtagtagtagtagtagtagtagtagtggtagtggtagtggtagtggtagtggtagtggtagtggtagtggtagtggtagtggtagtggtagaggtagtggtagtggtagtggtagtggtagtggtagtggtagtagtagtagtagtagtggtagtggtagtggtagtggtagtggtagtggtagtggtagtggtagtggtagaggtagtggtagtggtagaggtagtggtagtggtagtggtagtggtagtggtagtggtagtggtagtagtagtagtagtagtagtagtagtagtagtagtagtagtagtagtagtagtagtagttctagtagtagaggtagtggtagtggtagtggtagtggtagtggtagtagtagtagtagtagtagtagtagtagtagtagtagtagtagtagtagtagtactagtactagtagtagtagtagtagtagtagtagtagtagtagtagtagtagtagtagtagtagtagtagtagtagtactagtactactagtagtagtatagtagtagtagaagtagtagtagtagtagtagtagtagtagtagtagtagtagtagtagtagtagtagtactagtactagtagtagtagtagtagtagtagtagtagtagtagtagtagtagtagtagtagtagtagtagtagtagtagtagtagtagtagtagtagtagtagtagtagtagtagtagtagtagtagtactagtagtatggTACTAGTGGTGATGGCGGCAGCAGCAGTGCTAGTAGTACTTAAGTAGTAGtgtcagcatcatcatcattattatcattgtaatcaccatcaacatatcatcatcatcatcatggttatttccttcaaatattttcttctttaagAGCTCTGTTGAACTGATATAAACTgaaattcaatttcatattatCAATGGGGTAATGACAGAACACTTGCATGTGATCAAAGAAGAAGTGAAAATCTTTGATGTAGTTATGGCTTTGTCTAAAAAAATTAAAGCTTGTGACAGAAAGAAATCACATTGCAACCACTCACGAAACTAAAAGATAAATATTCTGCATTTTAGTGTTAAACTCACCTTCTTCGTTTGATATTGAGGAAAACTTGAGGATAAAAAGAGACAGACCAGGCCACAAAGTATATCCAACCGACTACTATGACGATAATTGACAATGCACTGCTATGAACCACATTGACCTCTACATACAATCCTGACAAACTGCAATgacgtgaaaaaaaaaagtaattaaagCTTTATAGTACCTTTTTCATTTTGGAGTGCCATTcagtatcatacatgtacaccagTGGCACAGAAATTTTCTGGTCAGACAAAGGTTTGGGAGTTGAACCATTGTTAACATACACTAGCTGGTCCCTCTCTAACTTTGTGTGACCAGAATGTTCTGTTCCACACTAATGTGCAGTATCTCTAAGAGTATTACAGGAAAAACAACCTAGAGACTGTATAAGTATTCAGAGAATTCTTTATCTGCGGGCTTGTGCCATCAGATCGAGTCTGTTTGGGCAATCACGTTACCCGACCATTAAAGAAAAAGGCCTCCTAAATTCCTGAAAGGTCAGCTCCAGTTTACCCGACCCTTTTTATATTTGGCCTCTAATTTTCACAGTCATTGGGTAAATTGGACCCAAACTCTTGTATATCTGACTGATAATTTTAACAAAGTGTCAGGTAAACTGGACCCGACCTTTCAGGAATTTAGGGGGtcctttttttaatggtccgGTTTATGATTGCCTGACCGAAGTGATAGTACAAGCCTTGTCTGTGCAACTCTTGATTGAAATCTCTGATTTTAAAGTTGATAGAGGGTTAGTTGTTTTTGTTGAGGTTGTTGTCAAGCCATGTCTAAACATTCCTTCATGGAGATTCCTGCTTCAGCACGGGACAGTGATGCATCGCTATGGTATAGAAACTCTATAGATCACAAATCAGAGACAATCAAACTAGGGTGTCTCCATGTCCAGTATTCACCCTTGTGTtaaatgaaattacaaattcaaggaaataataacaaatacattAAGTCATCAGTGGTGGATTGAGCCATTAATGACATAAAACGTTGGATGGACCTATCCTTTTGCAAAAAATATATGGCCCCAAAGCAATACCGTATCTACGGTAACCCGGCTAGATCTGCCACTGAAAGTCGAGCatgtaaatactttttttttcaattcaatttttatttttctctctgcATAAAAGGAACATATGatagaatacataaggaaaaaagaATACATACCATCAAAGACATTATTAGCGCCGGTATGGAGAATTTTTAAAAGGGGGGAGGGTTTCAGGCTGAAAGGTCTTcaacaaaattttagggggggtttggggtataaaaaaaatggaaggggggTTCGAACacctgtacccccccccccacatacgCTACTGAAAGACATACAAGTTTACAAGAAAAATAGCATTAAAAGGGAAGcagcaaagaaaaaagaagagaatttCCTTATAATACGACCGACCcaaattacttttaaaaagaataacaattaTTGACAATATTACAAGTTACAAAAAGTTACTTACTCCCCTATCTCTGAAGATGTAGTATTCATGGAAATATGACACACTCCTACAGAGAGAGTGGATACCAGGACTGATACCGAGCTTGAACTGTTAGAGAGTAAGTCCACCTAAATGGTGATTaacaaaagatataaataaTTGTGACATCATCTTTCTTGCTTCATGCAAAATAAAACCGCCATTGCTACACTTTTTTTAGttaaatgacaagtccaccctaacaaaattaaatttgaataaaagagaaaaatcaaacaagcataattctaaaaattttatcgaaatcggatactgtaaattaagaaagttatgacatttacaaatttcgcttaatttcacagaaaagttatatgcacatcctggtcggtatgcaaatgagggtacTTATGACATCACCCacacactttttcttttgtattttattataagaaatattaaatattctaatgTTTTCCTTactgtcctgtgaaacaaaattttattcctcactgaacatgtaGTATTACCATTTTTATAACACGTgttcagtaaagttggtccttaaCTAAATACATGATGCATTTCAAACTTTTACTCTTAAAAACCTATCCATTCTGTGTGAAACAAATAACATATCCTGTCAGTGCAATAAACAGTTACATACATGTGTACATTTATAAAttcatacaaataataataataataatgataatggccAGTTTATGTATAGTGCAAGTCTCTATGCGCTTGAGAAAACaaaggagaggaagagaagTGTTGGTGAGTTCATTTTGTTGAGGCTACGTACAATTTACATAAATATGTTTTAAgatataatttctgaaggtttccatggcgaagaagaatagtgtagtaggtttcacggtacaccatgtattctttcttgggcatatgttggtcctgaaaaggaccacccaatctcgacgtttcgacaagtgtgttcttgtc contains:
- the LOC129271245 gene encoding cystinosin-like is translated as MERIFPFILTIILFTSFSNGFNVTLGTEKLIIELGKNDSFKITPKDVLLEPAEIDLFNDKYDVASIPSQVDLLSNSSSSVSVLVSTLSVGVCHISMNTTSSEIGDLSGLYVEVNVVHSSALSIIVIVVGWIYFVAWSVSFYPQVFLNIKRRSVIGLNFDFLAYNLTGFVAYGVFNVGMYWIQPIKDAYKAKHMYGVNPVLLNDVIFTLHAVLITSITIFQCLIYERGNQKVSLISRIILAGMWLFALITLVITAASSGSVITWLEFIYYFSYIKLGVTLIKYIPQAYMNYTRQSTEGWSIGNILLDFTGGSFSLLQMFLMSYNNDDWASIFGDPTKFGLGFFSIAFDILFIIQHYVLYRGKKPVDKMGSSDEHKPLMSSQESTLERSGSSIINGSAH